A genome region from Prionailurus bengalensis isolate Pbe53 chromosome B4, Fcat_Pben_1.1_paternal_pri, whole genome shotgun sequence includes the following:
- the LOC122473068 gene encoding cationic amino acid transporter 3-like, with the protein MLCLALRRFGQKLVRRHMLEEYAADMGPDRRLTTLDLVALGMSCTVGVGIYTLAGEVARDKAGPSIVICLLVAGLSSVLSGLCYAEFGVQVSYSGSSYLYSYVTLGELWAFITGWNLIIFFVAHTATVARAWTLAFDNLLGNQISQTLHETISPNVPQVLGEILGFIVVGLVLLLMELLILRSSWIFLVSKVVILVKLLTLTFVIIAGFIKGDLHNWKLTEEDYVKAGLNDTSSLGPLGYGGFVPFGFKGILRGAATCFYAFIGFTIIVTRVEEARNPQYSVPMGIVISLFICFLMYFGVSSALTLMVPYYQLQPGSTLPEAFLHVGWAHACYVVTFGFLCSLSISIFGFMFPIRNLIYMMTQDGLLFPVLARIQTGTDTPIVATVILSIIAAIMAFFFRLTDLVDLMSVGALLAYSLLATCVLIIRYQPQRRTGGNEAEVQEENGPAAEKLTLQGLLFPGSSTPTPLSGQVVYVCSSLLVLLLTLLCLVLAQWPVLLSGDPVWISVVVVLLVLIIGITGVIWRQPQSSSHLHFKVPALPLLPLLTIFMNVCLMMQMTADTWAILGVWMLIGFAIYFSYGIQHSLVN; encoded by the coding sequence ATGCTGTGTCTGGCACTTCGCAGATTTGGTCAAAAGCTGGTACGCAGACATATGCTGGAGGAATATGCGGCCGATATGGGCCCTGACAGAAGACTGACCACCCTAGATTTAGTGGCTCTGGGTATGAGCTGCACAGTGGGTGTAGGTATATATACCCTGGCTGGTGAGGTGGCTAGAGATAAAGCAGGACCATCCATCGTGATCTGCTTGTTGGTGGCCGGCCTATCTTCTGTGTTGTCTGGGCTGTGCTATGCAGAGTTTGGTGTCCAGGTTTCCTATTCTGGCTCTTCATATCTCTACAGCTATGTCACTCTAGGTGAACTCTGGGCTTTCATCACTGGCTGGAACCTCATCATCTTCTTTGTTGCTCATACAGCCACTGTGGCCCGGGCTTGGACCTTAGCTTTCGACAATCTGCTTGGGAACCAGATATCTCAGACCCTGCATGAGACAATCTCACCAAATGTTCCCCAAGTCCTTGGAGAAATTCTAGGATTCATTGTTGTGGGCCTTGTGTTGTTGCTCATGGAATTGTTGATTCTGAGGAGTAGTTGGATTTTCCTGGTTTCCAAAGTGGTCATATTGGTGAAACTTTTGACCCTCACTTTTGTCATCATTGCTGGCTTCATTAAGGGGGACCTGCACAACTGGAAGCTCACAGAAGAGGACTACGTAAAGGCTGGACTCAATGACACCTCAAGCTTAGGCCCTCTGGGCTATGGAGGATTTGTGCCTTTTGGCTTCAAGGGGATTCTCCGTGGAGCAGCTACctgtttctatgcatttataGGTTTCACTATTATTGTTACCAGAGTCGAAGAAGCCCGAAATCCCCAGTATTCTGTCCCCATGGGCATTGTTATTTCACTGTTCATCTGCTTTTTGATGTATTTTGGTGTCTCTTCAGCACTTACACTTATGGTGCCTTACTACCAGCTCCAACCTGGGAGCACCTTGCCTGAGGCATTTCTCCATGTTGGCTGGGCCCATGCCTGCTATGTTGTAACTTTTGGATTCCTCTGTAGTCTTTCCATCAGCATCTTTGGCTTTATGTTCCCCATACGTAATCTGATATACATGATGACACAGGATGGGCTCCTGTTCCCTGTCCTTGCCAGGATCCAAACTGGCACAGACACCCCCATCGTGGCCACTGTGATCTTGAGCATTATTGCAGCCATCATGGCCTTCTTCTTTAGACTCACTGATCTTGTGGACCTCATGTCAGTTGGGGCCCTGCTAGCTTACTCTTTGCTGGCTACTTGTGTTCTCATCATCAGGTATCAGCCTCAGAGGAGGACTGGAGGAAATGAAGCAGAGGTGCAGGAGGAGAATGGACCTGCAGCAGAGAAGCTGACTCTACAGGGACTACTTTTTCCAGGCagctccacccccactccactcTCTGGCCAGGTTGTCTATGTTTGCTCCTCACTGCTTGTTCTGCTGCTCACTCTTCTTTGCCTGGTGCTGGCCCAGTGGCCAGTCCTGCTTTCTGGAGACCCAGTGTGGATTTCAGTGGTTGTGGTGCTCCTGGTGCTCATCATTGGGATCACTGGGGTCATCTGGAGACAGCCACAGAGCTCCAGTCACCTTCACTTTAaggtccctgctctgcctctcctcccactaCTGACCATCTTTATGAATGTTTGCCTTATGATGCAGATGACAGCTGACACCTGGGCTATACTTGGTGTCTGGATGCTGATTGGGTTTGCTATCTACTTCAGCTATGGGATCCAGCACAGCCTGGTCAATTAA